The stretch of DNA CTGGCCTCACCGCGCCACCCTTCCTccgcgcgcacgcgctcgcctcGCAACTGGCGTCGCCTCCAGCAGGCGCGAGGGGAGGGCGCGGTGGCAGCGTGCCCGCGCGAGGGCCAGGcaaggccggcggcagcgggggaggagctcgcccggTGGGGGAtcaggacgacggcggcggcatggggGGCAGAGGTGAGCAGCGCGGTGGAGGTGaggttgaaggagaagctgacgtgtgggccccacacgtcagtgagggaagggagagaagtagcaggggtattttggaccATACGAAAATACACGGGTCTGCGAGTGGGTCCAAGAGCATCAAAGACGTATAAAATGGCACGGTTCAAAATacgtgaattgtaatggcatatctCAGAACTTCGAAAATTGCAGTGGCGCCAATCAAAAAAACCCATAAACCAAATATACACAAGAAAGGAAGATATGCACACCAGTTAAGAACGGCATGTACAGGCGACATCTGTTCTGATGCTTCTCCATAAATCCAACTTAAGATAGCGACTAGAGATAGCAATGGTTGATCAAACAGAATAGTAAAACTCAGAAGAAACCTTAAATTTCAAATCGCCAGAGGAAATAACAAAGTCACCGAGAAAGAAAGCTTTTCAGATTTCACGTGATCTTGTTTTTTTCCAAACAATAATGCAATATAGCTACCATTACAACTCACGAGAGCAACTGAGTTCCACAGATCAGAGCACTACTCAGTGGCCCAAGCTCCAAGCTCTTCATTCTTGATAACAGTGTAACCAAGTTCTTTAATGGAGAATAACAGTGTAAATTACAATGCAGCACCACAAAcagaaagaaatcctaaaaaAGAAACTACAAAGATGTTCATCATACATGGCCAATTTACTGTAGTTAATGGACAGAAAGATTAGGCATTGCATcagaaaatgcaatgcaaaggtATTCCTAATATACAGCAGCACATGATGTCCTCAAAATTTACATGCCTGTAAGGTTTCCCCACTTCCTGACTGCACAGAACAGAGAACCATGGTACATAGCAGGATGGGAAACAAAGATTAAGTGGTCTCACCATGTGAGCAGCTACCCTAACAAACGACACCTCCGAAAAGCCTAAGCTTGCCTTGAAGACGACGGTTCACCCAGTGAAACAGAAGTAAACGAGGATGCCCAAGCTCGGGCGTTACTTGCTCCTTTCCTTAGGTCTGTTGCCTTATTGATTAGTCTAAGCTTGCTCCAAAGCCTCCTCACATCAAGTACATTCAATGCTCGATCCAAGAGCTGGTTTGAACCCCTAAGGATCCCCAAGTTTAAGTTTCGGACACGCACAACTAAGAAGGCTCTCAAATGAGACATGACAACAGGTATAAAGTGTGCCGCAACCTTCAAGATGATAAAAAGAACTGCAAGCAACAAAAAGGGCTCATCATTTGCCATTTCCCGAAGCGATCGATCCCATGTCATGATGGACCTCAAGTTTCCTGTTCTCTCTTGCTGCACAATATCAAGATGTGCAATTGGATCTAGACCTGCAGCAGGAAAACATCCATCAGAAAGATGCCTCGAAATACTAGAAGGGGCCTCACGTTATAATTATTCATGTGACAAAAAAATGTAGCATATAACATATCCCTGTTTAGTTATTTGGAGTGGAGTCAATCCATATTATAATGACATGTTGCTATGAGCATGCCCAATTGCCAGATAAACTATTACACCAGGCTGGCAGGCTGCTTGTGTACATTGACAAGCATCAATTATTCAAAACCTCAAAGAGTAAAACATCATAATTAGATTACAATCTTGGTGCATGGCCACATGGAGGCCATGGGTAAGGAGTATTCGAGGCTTTTTCATTCCTGGGTGTAGTTGATTCACCCTTGTGCAGCAGTAATAATTTCCAAGATAaatactaaaaaacacacaaccaactaaaaaaataatcttaaataaaaaatacaatGAATTTCCAATAAAGGGAACCCAAGGATTATATTCTCAATCATTAGATCTGCTGAAGTCTCAGGTAAAGCATATTGGAAAGAAACTGTGATAATTCAATAAAGCTATGTATGCATGAAGATTTCTTGTTGGTACCTGTAGTTTCTTTATAGAAATCTACCAGAGAGCTTAGATCTTTTGAACCTCGATACCGAACCATCGTAGTCTCGTTTACCAGAAGAATGGCTGGGAAACCGCGAACACCATATCTTGAAAACAAACTACAGTGAGCAGATGCGGTACAATGAGCAGCAATCCACCGAACAAGCAATTTTTGTTCAAGAATGGACAAATTGCCTCACTTCAGCAGACTAACACTAAAGAGTTCAACATCCACATACCTAGGCGTAGCAGAAGATTCTTCAACAGCAAAGTGATGTATCTGAGGGTACATAGTGCTGAGAGCTTGAAATATTGGCCGGAATTTGTTCGAAAATGGACACCATGCAGCATAAAAGAGAATGGAGTATGAAGCACCCCTACGCCGAAGGTTCAACTCTGCATCAACAGCCTCTCCACTCACCTTCAGCAGAAGACAAGGTATATTAAGTACTACTGAAGAAGCCGCAACTTTCCCAGATTCGTAAACTATCCACATTCATTGCATTGCCAGGGTTTTCAATTAATAATCAAGTAATAAAACAAGATTCTCCATCAAGTAAAAATGTGCCAAAAGTGGATGCTGGTTAGTGGATCTGCAGAAAATTAGGATGATCTGTGTCATCATAATAGCAATAGTTTTAGGTTGATACTATTTCCCATTTTCATTGCCAACATTAACCAAAAAATAAGTAAACATAATTTATCCAGACTTCTTACAAATCCTGTTACAATTGAAATATGGCCTTTTGCTGTGTACATGGATGCACATGTCACCACCAATCAAATATGCCTCGAGTTTGGTAAAAACTTTCAAAATCCAAACCAACATCTCATATTGTAATCATGGCAACATTCTTGTCAGCATTTTGGATGGTTAGGACAGTACATGCATGTACAGAACAAATACATGGAATGATCACTGATAGAAAGTTAGAAACAAACAACTAAATTCCCAAACTGCTTGATCACTGATAGAAAAGTACTGTTGCTATAGCTCATGGAATGATTGAGTAGAAGTTACTACAAAAATAACTTCTCTACTGTCAAATTGCTTGATTAAGTATGAGGGCATGCATGGCATGTGGTATCATCATTGCATCCTCAACGTGTCTTTATTTGCTGAAACCCAGACATGCACAATCCGTGTTGCCCCATACCTTTCCTCGAATCTTGCCCCAATTCCCAAATTCCCTCGAGCCCAAAATGCATCTTACATCTTGTTGATTATCCCTCACAGCACCAATCCTACTTGTCCACCCTCTTTTTAAGTCCACTAGCCTCCTTCTGTTTAATATCAACCAATTGCAATCATAAACACATTTTCTGCACAAACAAAGGTTTATTGAGTGACTGGATTCCTCAATTGCTGTGGTTTATTGTTGCGCCTTAGAAAGTTCCTATGTTGCTAATTTTGCTGCTCTAGTTTTTAAAGACAGGATCAACTAGCAAGGAACAAGATTCGCACCCATCATGTGCGAATATTTCTAGtaggaaaaaataaaacaaaaaaaaaatcacggcATCTTTCTCTGTCTCCCTCCTCTAGTATCTTCCTTTGCTGTACACAAATCGTATCCCGAAGTcgaattaaaaagaaaaacaacgcGTCGCTTCTAATTCCCGAGATTTCGACAGGAACGTCGCGGCTCATGGCGGGCGGCTAGTTTGACCGATTAGGCAGGTGGAAGAGGAGAGGAGGCCTACCTCGAGAGGCGGGGACGGCTCGATCCGGACGAAGGGGCAGCGCGATCCGACGGCGTCGAGGAACGGCGGCGCGTCCCTCCGCGCGCATGTTCCCGCGCCTGGcgaccccg from Panicum virgatum strain AP13 chromosome 9K, P.virgatum_v5, whole genome shotgun sequence encodes:
- the LOC120649383 gene encoding 5'-adenylylsulfate reductase-like 5 isoform X2 codes for the protein MMRCAAAAAAVAVAASLVAAVAGAAAAAGSPGAGTCARRDAPPFLDAVGSRCPFVRIEPSPPLEVSGEAVDAELNLRRRGASYSILFYAAWCPFSNKFRPIFQALSTMYPQIHHFAVEESSATPRYGVRGFPAILLVNETTMVRYRGSKDLSSLVDFYKETTGLDPIAHLDIVQQERTGNLRSIMTWDRSLREMANDEPFLLLAVLFIILKVAAHFIPVVMSHLRAFLVVRVRNLNLGILRGSNQLLDRALNVLDVRRLWSKLRLINKATDLRKGASNARAWASSFTSVSLGEPSSSRQA
- the LOC120649383 gene encoding 5'-adenylylsulfate reductase-like 5 isoform X1 encodes the protein MMRCAAAAAAVAVAASLVAAVAGAAAAAGSPGAGTCARRDAPPFLDAVGSRCPFVRIEPSPPLEVSGEAVDAELNLRRRGASYSILFYAAWCPFSNKFRPIFQALSTMYPQIHHFAVEESSATPSLFSRYGVRGFPAILLVNETTMVRYRGSKDLSSLVDFYKETTGLDPIAHLDIVQQERTGNLRSIMTWDRSLREMANDEPFLLLAVLFIILKVAAHFIPVVMSHLRAFLVVRVRNLNLGILRGSNQLLDRALNVLDVRRLWSKLRLINKATDLRKGASNARAWASSFTSVSLGEPSSSRQA